The following proteins come from a genomic window of Enterococcus gilvus ATCC BAA-350:
- a CDS encoding PEP/pyruvate-binding domain-containing protein, which translates to MLYSCSLENFSSSYPYGGKANGLHELYLNKLPVPESIFIEATDDPAEVDCPSFQRTLFQHLEAFKTEEDLYDLAIRSSALNEDGANDSFAGHYDTILGLMCFEDVLAGIKKVLLSQEKGETSSSNKMGVVIQPFIRADYSGVLFSSSPFTFSKKECIISFTDGCGDKLVSGEEAGTDVLVTLSEKGWSLPHEQVIPFGEQKLFELCQKVKELERVLGYPIDVEWTLKENIFTYIQCRPLTSITKIPSKTVPVTAEYLDSIPKQLLKSDKVSLRIDAQKKNTHVSDAYVIVSNTSSTQQELASLETIKRSPLCHGYSAVVIYPKLISEKVVRSFIGDTDRIHLNSLEDSGSTMNTAPKYSTIEECVAEFVTMANDDFWISSIIIQEIYSPKFTGVVKKEGENTIIEIIKGHFFTKGTIPASSYLVSREGTVLSKHELCQEEWYEISEGAVIQHTDKSNQKNCLTEEEIQRILKEFDTFLQEQVALIEFGLLEINDTPNPYLIDLVKNSEDLPELTSKDISQGILSHGKRTGKLHYVDLTDEESFDLHFHNAFNEENKPNDGENLIFACKKTSIELLRFIYANKAENIGFLFESGSILCHLSIVLRENEIPAIQIGSFDALDLEYGANYTIDAESEQLTKAQRVQKLTY; encoded by the coding sequence ATGCTGTATAGTTGTTCTCTCGAAAATTTTTCATCCTCCTATCCATATGGAGGCAAAGCAAACGGCTTACATGAGTTGTATTTAAACAAACTGCCTGTCCCTGAAAGCATCTTTATCGAAGCAACGGATGATCCTGCGGAAGTAGATTGTCCTTCGTTCCAGCGAACGCTTTTCCAGCATTTGGAAGCCTTCAAAACTGAAGAGGATTTGTATGATCTTGCGATTCGATCGTCTGCTCTTAATGAAGATGGCGCCAATGACAGCTTCGCAGGGCATTACGATACGATTCTGGGGCTCATGTGTTTTGAGGATGTCCTGGCAGGAATTAAAAAAGTGCTTTTAAGTCAAGAAAAAGGAGAGACGTCCTCTTCGAATAAAATGGGCGTCGTGATCCAACCGTTTATTCGTGCGGATTATTCTGGAGTCCTTTTTTCATCTAGTCCCTTTACTTTTTCAAAAAAAGAATGCATCATCAGCTTCACGGATGGCTGCGGCGACAAGCTGGTGTCAGGCGAAGAGGCGGGCACTGATGTCCTTGTCACGCTCTCAGAAAAGGGCTGGTCACTACCTCATGAACAAGTCATTCCGTTCGGGGAACAAAAATTGTTTGAATTATGCCAGAAGGTAAAAGAGCTGGAACGCGTCCTAGGGTATCCGATTGACGTGGAATGGACCCTAAAAGAGAACATTTTTACCTATATCCAATGCAGACCATTGACCTCTATTACAAAAATACCGTCAAAAACCGTTCCTGTAACAGCCGAATACCTAGACAGTATCCCTAAACAATTGCTGAAGAGTGACAAAGTTTCACTAAGGATCGATGCTCAGAAAAAGAACACCCATGTCTCGGACGCTTACGTCATCGTCAGCAACACATCAAGCACGCAGCAAGAGCTAGCCTCTCTGGAGACGATCAAAAGAAGTCCTCTCTGTCACGGATACAGTGCGGTCGTGATCTATCCAAAGCTCATTTCTGAAAAGGTAGTTCGGTCCTTTATTGGCGATACTGACCGTATCCACTTGAATTCACTAGAAGATTCAGGAAGTACCATGAACACCGCACCAAAATATTCAACTATCGAGGAATGCGTCGCCGAGTTTGTGACGATGGCAAATGATGACTTTTGGATTTCCTCTATCATTATTCAGGAAATTTATTCGCCTAAATTCACCGGTGTCGTCAAAAAAGAGGGCGAAAACACCATCATTGAAATAATCAAGGGGCATTTCTTTACAAAGGGAACGATCCCAGCTTCTAGTTACCTTGTTTCACGGGAAGGAACGGTCCTTTCTAAACATGAGCTCTGCCAAGAAGAGTGGTATGAGATCTCTGAGGGAGCCGTGATCCAGCATACAGACAAATCTAATCAAAAGAATTGTTTAACCGAAGAGGAGATTCAGCGTATTCTAAAAGAGTTTGACACATTTTTACAGGAGCAGGTGGCTTTGATCGAATTCGGACTATTGGAAATCAACGATACCCCCAATCCTTATTTGATCGATCTTGTTAAAAATTCTGAGGATTTGCCAGAATTAACCTCTAAAGATATTTCTCAAGGCATTTTATCTCATGGAAAACGAACGGGTAAGCTACATTACGTGGATTTAACTGACGAGGAGTCTTTCGATCTTCATTTTCATAATGCCTTCAATGAAGAAAACAAACCAAACGACGGCGAGAATCTTATTTTTGCCTGTAAAAAGACCAGCATCGAACTGCTGCGGTTCATCTATGCGAACAAGGCAGAGAACATCGGCTTTCTTTTCGAGAGCGGGTCCATCTTGTGCCATTTATCGATCGTTCTAAGAGAGAATGAGATTCCTGCAATCCAGATTGGCTCGTTTGATGCGCTTGATTTGGAATATGGCGCTAACTACACGATTGATGCAGAAAGTGAACAACTCACTAAAGCTCAAAGAGTTCAGAAATTGACGTATTAA
- a CDS encoding helix-turn-helix transcriptional regulator, whose protein sequence is MIESRLLQILFILMEKGSATAPELAEQFEVTPRTIYRDIDALSAAGIPVYAVRGKGGGLFINETYVLEKALFSEEERQEILLAVQNLNLTNDGRSRALLSKMNSLFEKKETPWLEIDFSDWTGLRNGLFETLQHAIIAKKVVHFHYLNAKGEFSDRALEPLKLIFREKAWYLYAFCRLRNEARLFKVARMRDVRLQDETFTRQIPQKVFKTLNTSPQKRIELTLLFDASAAYRVLEEFKAVTYLEDGRLHVSVLLPEDETTLDYLFSFGDRVEILKPAAYREKMKLRIEHLRNKYKT, encoded by the coding sequence ATGATCGAAAGTCGATTGTTGCAGATACTTTTTATTTTAATGGAAAAAGGGTCCGCCACCGCCCCAGAGCTGGCGGAACAATTTGAGGTCACCCCACGGACCATCTATCGGGATATCGATGCGTTGAGTGCCGCTGGGATTCCTGTCTATGCGGTTAGAGGAAAAGGCGGCGGTTTGTTCATCAATGAAACGTATGTGCTGGAAAAAGCTCTCTTTTCCGAAGAAGAGCGGCAGGAGATCCTCCTTGCAGTACAGAATCTAAATCTTACGAACGACGGACGATCACGTGCGTTGCTGTCAAAAATGAATAGCCTATTTGAAAAGAAGGAGACCCCCTGGCTGGAGATTGATTTCTCTGACTGGACGGGACTGCGCAACGGTCTTTTTGAAACACTGCAGCATGCCATCATCGCCAAAAAAGTCGTTCACTTCCATTATCTAAATGCGAAGGGAGAATTTTCCGATCGAGCGCTAGAGCCTCTGAAGCTTATTTTTCGTGAGAAAGCGTGGTACCTCTATGCCTTTTGCCGTCTGAGAAACGAGGCGCGCCTGTTCAAGGTGGCTCGTATGCGTGATGTGAGGCTTCAAGACGAAACTTTTACCAGACAAATTCCCCAAAAAGTATTTAAAACGCTAAACACTTCGCCGCAAAAGCGAATCGAGTTGACCTTGTTGTTTGATGCAAGTGCGGCTTATCGTGTGTTGGAGGAATTTAAGGCGGTCACATATCTAGAAGACGGGCGCCTGCATGTATCGGTTCTTTTGCCGGAAGATGAGACTACTCTGGACTATTTATTCTCATTTGGGGATCGTGTAGAAATCTTGAAGCCTGCAGCTTATCGTGAAAAAATGAAGCTGCGTATTGAACACTTGCGAAATAAATACAAAACTTGA
- a CDS encoding DUF6179 domain-containing protein: protein MKNYLSDPTFYPFFLKKVQERLSGTTVMTIEQAEEIQRSIEYVLENGGEGTVPVRFDQGEKQLAKRFDALQRLYKVLLKNVKTFGIESLEESLAEIDHFFANYDMEYAAAEVDHAFLDYQLAEAVPLDFVGLDFYERYLQNLTAEVFFITYIPETQIVELLNVYQEKLGFDYRRDINNLFDCVFKQFVGKVLAEKRDNETLLLNTIEAHYALHQLKTQSNFPALDFLFQKNTYYQRAFSRFRDYSRHLEGTESAGSFFLVTTSTKKRLELPPMIPADRFNQLIEACSKADQEEKIAKINEVISSPEDLEEYINISFETTNFYKRLFKELDDDLLKVSILFVVHRNNLNSPLKIVDSTTNRPLDVLLKDLLKSLTIDERYARFSDIEEYELFSYDFS from the coding sequence ATGAAAAATTACTTGAGCGATCCAACCTTCTATCCATTCTTTTTGAAAAAAGTTCAAGAGCGACTTAGCGGAACCACTGTTATGACTATCGAGCAAGCGGAAGAGATTCAACGATCCATCGAATATGTCTTGGAAAATGGTGGAGAGGGGACAGTGCCTGTTCGCTTTGACCAAGGGGAAAAGCAACTGGCAAAACGATTCGATGCACTGCAGCGCCTTTACAAAGTCCTTTTGAAGAATGTTAAAACCTTTGGAATAGAGTCACTGGAGGAAAGTCTCGCTGAGATCGATCACTTCTTTGCAAATTATGATATGGAGTATGCTGCCGCAGAAGTTGATCACGCATTTTTAGACTATCAATTGGCGGAAGCTGTTCCATTAGATTTTGTGGGCTTGGATTTTTACGAACGCTATCTGCAAAATTTAACTGCTGAGGTTTTCTTCATCACGTATATTCCTGAGACACAAATTGTTGAGTTACTAAACGTGTATCAAGAAAAGCTAGGGTTTGATTATCGAAGGGACATCAATAATCTTTTTGACTGTGTGTTTAAACAATTCGTTGGGAAAGTATTAGCAGAAAAAAGAGACAATGAAACCCTTCTGCTGAATACGATCGAAGCGCACTATGCGCTCCATCAATTAAAAACACAGTCAAATTTTCCAGCACTTGATTTCCTTTTTCAGAAAAATACGTATTATCAGAGAGCCTTTTCTCGCTTTCGGGATTACTCACGTCATTTAGAGGGCACGGAGAGCGCGGGTTCATTCTTTTTAGTGACCACTTCTACAAAGAAGCGATTAGAATTGCCTCCTATGATTCCTGCTGACCGGTTTAATCAGCTTATAGAAGCCTGTTCTAAAGCGGATCAGGAAGAAAAAATAGCGAAAATAAATGAAGTAATTTCTTCACCAGAAGATTTAGAGGAATACATCAACATCAGTTTTGAAACAACTAATTTTTATAAAAGGCTTTTTAAAGAACTTGATGACGATCTTTTAAAAGTCTCTATATTGTTTGTTGTACATCGTAATAATTTGAATAGTCCTTTAAAAATCGTTGATTCAACAACAAACCGACCTTTAGACGTACTTTTAAAAGATTTATTAAAATCGCTGACAATCGATGAACGGTATGCACGCTTTTCTGATATAGAAGAATATGAATTATTTTCTTATGACTTTAGTTAA
- the xerS gene encoding tyrosine recombinase XerS encodes MSRELLKERYEKEFEKLPDFIQKYLLYLEAIPRSTNTLYEYAKEYRRFLTWLSSETIIQVADISTIRLEDFERLNKDNIVLYKSFLNQSPKRTFEGRAEKDLAQAPLTERNTHRLKVTVQRSITALRSLFKYLANEEIEEFDEQLGDYVIRPMLRRNIMVNIENGGVDASDAVRKDKIEKMLYLDSDAIDFVDYVYSGYGTTLTSRQAKTAYEKNRIRDTAILALFLGSGIRLSELVNTNVHDLNYDGLYIQVQRKGDTLDHAMISPIFIDYIQEYIDQRKSLYNADDSVAALFLTKHKNVAKRMEGGSIEKMIDKYSTAFGKRTTPHKLRHSVGTMAFRKTKNLKTVSEILGQSGTSATEIYTHIVKKEKRSVINDLWT; translated from the coding sequence ATGAGTCGCGAATTACTAAAAGAGCGTTATGAAAAAGAATTTGAAAAACTCCCCGACTTTATTCAAAAATATTTATTGTACTTAGAAGCCATCCCCCGTTCTACCAATACGTTGTACGAATATGCCAAGGAATATCGCCGGTTTTTGACTTGGCTCTCTTCTGAAACGATTATTCAAGTTGCTGATATCTCAACGATTCGGTTGGAAGATTTTGAAAGACTAAACAAAGACAACATCGTTTTATATAAGTCCTTTTTGAATCAATCCCCTAAGCGAACCTTCGAAGGCAGAGCCGAAAAAGATTTGGCACAAGCCCCCTTGACTGAACGAAACACACATCGCCTAAAAGTTACTGTTCAGCGTAGCATCACTGCACTTCGTTCCCTGTTTAAATATCTCGCAAATGAAGAAATTGAAGAATTTGACGAGCAGCTTGGGGATTACGTGATACGGCCGATGTTGCGTAGAAATATCATGGTGAATATCGAAAATGGCGGCGTCGACGCATCAGATGCCGTGCGGAAGGATAAAATCGAAAAAATGCTGTATTTAGATTCGGATGCGATTGATTTTGTCGATTATGTTTATAGCGGCTACGGCACTACGTTGACCTCTCGTCAAGCCAAGACCGCCTATGAAAAAAATCGTATTCGAGACACGGCGATCTTAGCCCTCTTTCTTGGTTCGGGCATTCGGTTATCCGAATTGGTAAACACCAATGTCCATGATCTTAATTATGACGGCCTGTACATTCAAGTACAGCGAAAAGGCGATACACTTGACCACGCGATGATCTCACCCATTTTTATCGATTATATCCAAGAATACATCGATCAGCGGAAGTCGCTATACAATGCTGACGATTCCGTGGCCGCCTTGTTTCTGACCAAGCACAAAAATGTGGCTAAACGAATGGAGGGTGGTTCTATCGAAAAAATGATCGACAAATACTCCACCGCATTTGGAAAACGCACCACTCCTCATAAGCTGCGCCACAGCGTCGGCACGATGGCCTTCAGAAAAACAAAAAATTTGAAAACCGTCAGCGAGATTCTCGGACAAAGCGGCACCTCAGCGACAGAAATCTACACCCACATCGTCAAAAAAGAAAAACGGTCGGTGATCAATGATCTTTGGACGTAG
- a CDS encoding sortase domain-bontaining protein produces the protein MNTYLKFTIIAALLITTGAISVLGESQESASNGTEPKVAVQSSSKKSTEAASSSTKLENKSTGSTSEAAAEPATTDSSVVPAQSEEAEQPAETEEAPVVSEEAQTAPENTPESVPEPTEAPEVNTRPAPPVNEAVPEQVTEAPAESTNAAQPAPVSIQANQMKINGQFISYSNAGQGNGQAIIDANHNQVATWGGASVQSGNDGANTHFIGHNPGIFNVLFSLGNGQSIDVSDSANNVITYTISHIVTVDDYGMAADGTDYWDQITGSGGGERITLQTCINDDYNLIVFANK, from the coding sequence ATGAATACCTACTTGAAATTTACTATCATCGCAGCCTTACTCATAACGACTGGCGCGATTTCTGTATTAGGGGAGTCACAGGAATCTGCCTCTAATGGAACTGAACCAAAAGTTGCAGTGCAATCGTCGAGCAAGAAATCAACGGAAGCCGCCTCTTCGTCAACCAAATTAGAAAACAAATCCACTGGTTCAACCAGTGAAGCTGCGGCTGAACCCGCTACCACTGATAGCAGTGTGGTGCCCGCTCAATCAGAAGAAGCAGAACAGCCAGCAGAAACAGAAGAGGCCCCAGTAGTGAGTGAAGAAGCGCAAACGGCTCCTGAAAATACACCAGAGTCAGTACCCGAACCGACAGAAGCTCCTGAAGTCAACACACGTCCGGCCCCGCCAGTGAATGAAGCTGTTCCTGAGCAAGTGACAGAAGCCCCTGCAGAATCAACGAATGCTGCACAGCCTGCACCTGTCTCTATTCAAGCCAACCAAATGAAAATCAATGGACAGTTCATTTCCTATTCAAATGCGGGACAAGGCAATGGACAGGCAATCATTGATGCCAATCATAACCAAGTAGCCACTTGGGGCGGCGCCTCAGTGCAATCGGGGAACGATGGCGCGAATACACATTTTATCGGACACAATCCTGGTATCTTCAATGTGCTGTTTTCACTTGGAAACGGCCAATCAATTGATGTCTCCGACAGTGCCAACAACGTCATAACATACACGATCTCCCATATCGTAACCGTTGATGACTACGGCATGGCCGCAGATGGCACTGATTATTGGGATCAAATCACTGGCTCAGGCGGTGGCGAACGTATCACACTGCAAACGTGTATCAACGATGACTACAACCTGATCGTGTTTGCAAATAAATAA
- a CDS encoding M24 family metallopeptidase, giving the protein MIKLAKVTPPHLDTNVVPVQLTDETMAARKTQLLAKMEENNYDAVAIYADLEHGGNFEYFTGFVPRFEEALLVVHQNGDAYLVLGNENLNKAPLARIAAEAVHMPHFSLPNQPMETTLTVSEILQQTQLQEARTIGLIGWKKFTSSSEENTALFDLPYFLVEGLKKAAPKATFTNASSILIGENGLRTSNNANEVAHYEFGAMLAGNGVLKTMEQLEIGKSELELGGLLNDYGQTPSVVTIMATGARFEKANLYPTNKKIQLGDRISMTVGYKGGLQSRGGYAVHSTEELPENERDYLDRVAKPYYNAVKTWLEAITVDMNGAVLYDKIEEVLPKETYGWHLNPGHLCADEEWLASPIYPASQETIRSGMLFQFDIIPSVPGYSGASCEGGILLADERLRALIQEAYPEMWARMQARRHYIIEEIGIKLSEEVLPMSNATAYYRPFFLNKEDALTAR; this is encoded by the coding sequence GTGATTAAATTAGCGAAAGTAACACCACCACATTTAGATACGAATGTCGTACCGGTTCAATTGACCGATGAAACGATGGCAGCGCGCAAAACGCAGCTGCTGGCAAAAATGGAAGAAAACAATTACGATGCAGTCGCAATCTATGCTGACTTAGAGCATGGCGGCAATTTTGAATACTTTACAGGCTTCGTTCCACGTTTTGAGGAAGCCTTGCTCGTGGTCCATCAAAACGGAGACGCTTATCTGGTACTTGGCAACGAAAATCTAAATAAAGCCCCTCTTGCTCGAATTGCGGCGGAGGCTGTCCATATGCCGCATTTTTCTCTGCCAAATCAACCCATGGAGACCACATTGACTGTGTCAGAAATTTTGCAACAAACACAGCTGCAAGAGGCACGCACGATTGGATTGATTGGCTGGAAGAAGTTTACCAGCTCTTCCGAAGAGAATACTGCACTTTTTGATTTGCCATACTTTTTAGTTGAAGGGCTGAAGAAAGCTGCACCAAAGGCGACGTTTACAAATGCCTCATCTATTCTAATTGGCGAAAACGGTCTGCGCACCAGTAACAATGCAAATGAGGTCGCTCATTACGAATTCGGCGCTATGCTTGCTGGCAACGGCGTGCTAAAAACCATGGAGCAGCTAGAGATCGGCAAAAGTGAGCTGGAGCTTGGCGGATTGTTGAATGATTACGGGCAAACACCAAGCGTGGTAACGATCATGGCAACGGGGGCTCGTTTTGAAAAAGCGAACCTTTATCCAACGAATAAGAAAATTCAGCTTGGTGATCGGATTTCCATGACTGTCGGCTATAAAGGCGGTCTGCAGAGCCGTGGCGGTTACGCTGTCCATAGCACGGAAGAATTGCCGGAAAATGAAAGAGATTATCTGGATCGCGTCGCAAAACCTTACTACAACGCAGTCAAAACGTGGCTCGAGGCAATTACGGTGGACATGAATGGCGCCGTTTTATATGACAAGATCGAAGAAGTGCTACCAAAAGAAACCTACGGCTGGCACCTGAATCCAGGTCATCTTTGTGCGGATGAAGAATGGTTGGCTTCACCGATCTATCCTGCTTCTCAGGAAACGATCCGAAGCGGTATGCTGTTCCAATTCGATATCATTCCTTCTGTTCCCGGCTATTCGGGGGCAAGCTGTGAGGGCGGTATCCTATTGGCAGATGAACGCCTCCGCGCGCTGATTCAGGAAGCGTATCCTGAAATGTGGGCCCGTATGCAGGCACGCAGACACTATATAATAGAAGAAATCGGCATCAAACTAAGCGAAGAAGTATTGCCAATGAGCAATGCCACTGCCTATTACCGGCCTTTCTTTTTGAACAAGGAAGACGCTTTAACTGCACGATAA
- a CDS encoding DUF3788 family protein, protein MKPILKDPEEFPSIEHLANHLSAEHLALYQQLLEALHDFSYQEEWHYYKDGHNWLSKILLKKKNLGWISVWETGVKVSVFFGARIWPQLVADALFQRLEAHGATIDQSGKLTAVLVPIQDEASLQTAVDLVNFKQSIN, encoded by the coding sequence ATGAAACCTATTTTAAAGGACCCTGAGGAATTTCCATCGATCGAACATTTAGCGAATCACTTGTCAGCCGAGCATCTGGCGCTTTACCAGCAGCTTCTTGAAGCGCTCCATGACTTTTCTTATCAGGAGGAATGGCACTACTATAAGGACGGTCATAATTGGTTGAGCAAAATCCTTCTTAAGAAGAAAAATCTTGGCTGGATTTCTGTCTGGGAGACGGGAGTCAAGGTGAGCGTTTTTTTCGGAGCGCGCATTTGGCCACAGCTTGTGGCGGATGCGCTATTTCAAAGACTGGAGGCTCACGGCGCCACCATTGACCAATCGGGGAAACTAACTGCCGTTTTGGTTCCTATCCAAGATGAAGCCAGTTTGCAGACGGCTGTTGACTTGGTGAATTTTAAACAATCGATCAACTAA
- a CDS encoding adenylyltransferase/cytidyltransferase family protein → MTNKLGIIHGRFQILHNGHLEYLLEGLNRCEYLLIGISSPDSSYTKFTAANPHRSLDSANPMTYYERFQMIRAALLEQSVPRERFDIVPFPINVPEKLFNYVPKDGTYLMTLYDEWSHEKYATLSALGCEIEVMWERTNEQKITSGTEVRSKIILGEPWENLVPDSVSRFIKKNEIDQRIIRMSKEG, encoded by the coding sequence ATGACGAATAAACTTGGAATTATCCACGGAAGGTTTCAAATCCTGCATAACGGACATTTGGAATATCTATTGGAAGGGTTGAACCGATGTGAGTATTTATTAATTGGCATTTCAAGCCCCGATAGCAGCTACACGAAATTTACGGCAGCCAATCCGCACCGCTCATTGGATAGTGCCAATCCAATGACTTACTACGAACGGTTTCAAATGATTCGGGCAGCTCTGCTTGAGCAATCAGTCCCTAGAGAAAGATTTGATATCGTGCCTTTTCCGATCAATGTCCCTGAGAAATTATTTAATTATGTTCCGAAAGATGGGACCTATTTGATGACATTGTACGATGAGTGGAGCCATGAGAAATACGCGACACTCTCAGCACTTGGATGTGAGATCGAGGTCATGTGGGAACGGACAAATGAACAAAAAATAACGAGTGGAACGGAAGTACGTTCAAAAATTATACTTGGCGAACCATGGGAAAACTTGGTTCCCGACAGTGTTTCCAGATTCATTAAAAAGAACGAAATCGACCAAAGAATTATTCGGATGTCGAAGGAGGGGTAA
- a CDS encoding helix-turn-helix domain-containing protein has product MKQLLNSSTYRRIQFVEFLDQLPSWCDIKEAARTVDCSVKTLLTDIDFINEFWGDYIYIDYSKFQGVRLNNITSNKLGNVYGQIYHESLEFQFVEKMLYESNQDAEYWINELFMSEASFYRMVNALEDFLKRRGLTLERSPFRITGPDERWVRFFYQQYFTEAYGVNQWPFTLDHEETTCFIMRTSTDFDVSLDDREIQEAAYLFMVTLNRMHQGFYLPENVYVEEDDTIDKVLDFSRPFAEHLLADTDFSLPKKWYKEVSRTVFHEFYNWDNPEQIVRINGKIDTFLKNLSHAIEFPLDRDDRRKIIQAMMSWYVEYNFYPYRPNMLFDKHQKFAREIQLVYPIFSALVKIHLRDIEKKSPELWTDIRLNNVFFLLMKEWTHLPIHLENMRQKVSIMIVSDLGRRHAEMLQDFLIANYHERISVDTFKEPVISTGPEDFEAFAKYDIVLSNNPIKGYENSNVLIVNNFFSASDRDNLWNFIIAVQKNEARRHLKELGNIKMKTAKEIYFSQQILN; this is encoded by the coding sequence ATGAAGCAGCTACTTAACTCCTCTACTTATCGACGAATCCAATTCGTTGAATTTTTAGATCAGCTTCCTTCTTGGTGCGACATTAAAGAAGCAGCAAGAACCGTTGATTGTTCCGTGAAAACGCTATTAACAGACATTGATTTTATCAATGAATTCTGGGGAGACTACATTTACATTGACTATTCAAAATTTCAGGGGGTTCGCCTGAACAACATTACCTCAAATAAGCTGGGGAATGTCTATGGTCAGATCTATCACGAATCATTAGAATTTCAGTTTGTTGAAAAAATGCTTTATGAATCCAATCAGGATGCCGAGTATTGGATCAACGAGCTGTTTATGAGCGAGGCGTCCTTTTATCGTATGGTGAATGCGCTGGAAGATTTTTTGAAGCGTCGAGGACTGACGCTTGAACGCTCCCCTTTTCGGATCACTGGTCCGGACGAACGCTGGGTCCGGTTTTTTTACCAGCAATATTTTACCGAGGCATATGGTGTCAATCAGTGGCCCTTCACCTTGGATCATGAAGAAACGACGTGCTTCATTATGCGCACCTCGACTGATTTTGATGTGTCGCTAGACGATCGTGAGATACAAGAAGCGGCGTACCTATTCATGGTGACGTTGAATCGGATGCATCAAGGCTTTTATTTGCCGGAGAATGTCTATGTTGAAGAGGACGACACGATTGATAAGGTATTGGATTTCAGCCGTCCCTTTGCGGAACACCTCTTGGCCGATACGGATTTTAGTTTGCCTAAAAAATGGTACAAAGAAGTGAGCCGAACGGTTTTCCATGAATTTTATAATTGGGACAATCCGGAACAGATCGTCCGCATCAATGGGAAGATCGATACGTTTCTAAAAAACTTGTCCCATGCGATCGAATTCCCATTAGATCGTGATGACCGTCGGAAAATCATTCAAGCGATGATGTCTTGGTACGTGGAATACAATTTCTATCCCTACCGACCGAATATGCTGTTTGATAAGCACCAAAAATTTGCGCGGGAAATTCAATTGGTGTATCCTATTTTTTCTGCGTTGGTCAAAATCCATTTAAGGGATATCGAGAAAAAATCTCCGGAGCTTTGGACAGATATTCGTCTAAACAATGTCTTTTTCTTACTGATGAAGGAGTGGACCCATCTCCCTATCCATCTGGAGAACATGCGCCAAAAAGTTTCCATCATGATCGTGAGTGACTTGGGACGGCGGCACGCAGAGATGCTTCAGGATTTCTTGATCGCCAATTACCATGAGCGGATCTCAGTGGATACCTTCAAAGAACCGGTGATCTCAACCGGCCCTGAGGATTTCGAAGCCTTCGCCAAGTACGACATAGTTTTGAGCAATAATCCTATCAAGGGATACGAAAATAGTAACGTCTTGATCGTCAACAATTTCTTCTCCGCTTCGGATCGTGACAACCTGTGGAATTTCATCATTGCTGTCCAAAAAAACGAAGCCCGCAGACACCTCAAGGAGCTTGGAAACATCAAAATGAAGACGGCCAAAGAAATTTATTTTTCTCAACAGATCCTCAATTAA